One window of the Amycolatopsis mediterranei genome contains the following:
- a CDS encoding DUF1540 domain-containing protein translates to MTTTEMPAVHECTVSGCSYNHDGCHAFAITVGGGNGSADCGTFVPLNTKGGLDRVVAQVGACSRTDCRHNSSLECTADSIRVGRGNGGHAANCLTYTTR, encoded by the coding sequence ATGACCACCACCGAAATGCCGGCCGTGCACGAGTGCACGGTCAGCGGCTGTTCCTACAACCACGACGGCTGCCACGCCTTCGCCATCACGGTGGGCGGCGGCAACGGATCGGCGGACTGCGGAACATTCGTCCCGCTGAACACCAAGGGCGGCTTGGACCGGGTAGTGGCCCAGGTGGGCGCGTGTTCCCGGACGGACTGCCGGCACAACTCGTCCCTGGAGTGCACGGCGGACAGCATCCGAGTAGGCCGAGGCAACGGCGGCCACGCGGCGAACTGCCTGACGTACACGACGAGGTAG
- a CDS encoding methyltransferase — protein sequence MLAEILRAHPVVRGEVLDLAPSATAAADRFAADGLAGRAGAVAGSFFDPLPAGADAYVLSDVLHDWDDDHARTILAGCRRAAGRSGTVVVIEPLRHGTSTAINLFMLMCFAGRERTVAELTNLAAGCGLALRGTTEVAEGRTALEFAAAPEQSA from the coding sequence GTGCTCGCGGAGATCCTGCGCGCCCACCCGGTGGTGCGCGGGGAGGTGCTGGACCTGGCGCCCTCGGCGACGGCGGCGGCGGACCGGTTCGCGGCGGACGGGCTCGCCGGCCGGGCGGGCGCGGTGGCCGGCAGCTTCTTCGACCCGCTGCCGGCGGGAGCGGACGCGTACGTGCTGTCCGACGTCCTCCACGACTGGGACGACGACCACGCCCGCACCATCCTGGCCGGCTGCCGCCGAGCGGCCGGCCGGAGTGGAACGGTGGTGGTGATCGAGCCGCTGCGCCACGGCACGTCCACGGCGATCAACCTGTTCATGCTGATGTGCTTCGCCGGCCGGGAGCGCACGGTGGCCGAGCTGACGAATCTGGCCGCCGGCTGCGGCTTGGCCCTGCGCGGGACGACGGAGGTGGCCGAGGGCCGGACGGCTCTGGAGTTCGCCGCGGCGCCGGAACAGTCCGCCTGA